Proteins found in one Opitutales bacterium genomic segment:
- a CDS encoding ABC transporter ATP-binding protein produces the protein MMDAGPAVQVNQLRKRFGGVQALDGVSFEILPGQVVGFIGANGAGKTTTMRILATLDSSSAGQAFVCGYSVHLQSSEVRKRIGWMPDAYGTYKNTSCLEYLDFFARAYGYAGAEREKRVQDVVDFTELGPLVDRPMTGLSKGQAQRLCLGRTLLHDPKVLILDEPAAGLDPKARIEFKNLVRILSQRGKTILISSHILSELSEMCDALLFIDKGKIIRSGSADSLDDEAETEYSDIEIRLESLNEEAAAYLQQRHTGFSLHETLKDGFVMRGPRMEHAERAEILKNLVEQGFPIYHFEQRRRKLEDVFIDTLNQQ, from the coding sequence ATCATGGATGCCGGTCCAGCAGTTCAAGTGAACCAGCTCCGCAAACGATTCGGTGGTGTTCAGGCTTTGGACGGAGTCAGCTTCGAAATTCTCCCTGGGCAAGTTGTGGGGTTTATCGGAGCGAATGGGGCTGGGAAAACCACGACGATGCGGATTTTGGCTACCCTAGACAGCTCCAGTGCGGGTCAGGCCTTTGTCTGTGGCTATAGTGTTCACTTACAATCCTCTGAAGTCCGCAAGCGTATCGGTTGGATGCCGGACGCCTACGGGACTTACAAAAACACCTCTTGCTTGGAGTATCTCGATTTTTTCGCACGTGCCTATGGATATGCCGGTGCTGAACGGGAGAAGCGTGTGCAAGATGTGGTCGATTTCACGGAGCTGGGTCCTCTCGTGGATCGCCCGATGACGGGGCTATCGAAGGGACAAGCGCAGCGCCTGTGTCTCGGTCGTACGCTCCTCCACGATCCTAAGGTGCTGATTTTAGATGAGCCCGCAGCTGGCTTGGATCCCAAGGCACGTATCGAATTTAAAAATCTGGTGCGTATTCTGTCCCAGCGGGGAAAGACGATTTTGATCAGTTCGCATATCCTCTCCGAGCTATCGGAAATGTGCGATGCGTTACTCTTTATCGATAAAGGTAAAATCATCCGTTCTGGATCGGCGGATTCCTTGGATGATGAGGCCGAGACAGAGTACTCGGATATCGAGATTCGTCTGGAATCCCTGAATGAAGAGGCCGCGGCCTACCTACAACAACGCCACACAGGTTTTTCTCTGCATGAGACGCTCAAGGATGGATTTGTTATGCGGGGTCCCCGGATGGAGCACGCTGAGCGGGCTGAAATACTCAAAAACCTAGTCGAACAAGGTTTTCCTATTTACCACTTTGAGCAGCGTCGCAGGAAGCTCGAAGATGTCTTTATCGACACGCTAAACCAGCAATGA